Genomic segment of Pararhodobacter zhoushanensis:
GGGCTGGATCTGGAGCCCGGCGACAAGGGTGCCGCTGTGTGGCTGGTCACAGGGCCGAACATGGCCGGTAAATCGACCTTCCTGCGCCAGAACGCGCTGATCGCCATTCTGGCGCAGGCCGGGGGCTATGTGCCCGCGCGCGCGGCGCATATCGGCATGGTCGAGCAGGTGTTCAGCCGTGTGGGGGCCTCGGACGATCTGGCGCGGGGGCGGTCGACCTTCATGGTCGAGATGGTCGAGACGGCGGCGATCGTGAATCAGGCCGGGCCGCGGGCCTTTGTGATCCTGGATGAGATCGGGCGCGGCACGGCGACCTATGACGGGTTGTCGATTGCCTGGGCGGTGCTGGAGCATCTGCACAGCGTGAACCGCTGCCGCGCGTTGTTTGCCACCCATTATCACGAGATGGTCGGGCTGGCCGACCGGCTGGAGGGCGTGGAGAACGCCACCGTCGCGGTGCGCGAGTGGGAGGGCGATGTGGTCTTTCTGCACGAGGTGCGCAAGGGTGCGGCGGATCGCAGCTATGGCGTGCAGGTGGCACGCCTTGCCGGGCTGCCGGATGCGGTGATCGTGCGGGCGCGCGAAGTGCTGGAGATGCTGGAGCGCGGCGACGAGGGGCAGCGCGGGGCGACGACGCTGATCGACGATCTGCCGCTGTTCGCGATGAGCGCCCCTGCCCCGGTCAGGAAAGCAGCGCCCAAGGTGTCGGTGGTCGAGGAGCGGCTGAAAGACGTGCATCCCGACGCGCTGAGCCCGCGCGAGGCGCTGGCGTTGCTGTATGAGCTGCGGGGCTTGCTGGGCGGGGCGTAGGTCGGGGTTTCACCCCGACCTCCGTGGCCCGCGATGTCGGGGTGAAACCCCGACCTACGGGGCCGCCCGAGGGTGGGCGGCCGTTTGCTTTACTTGGCAGGCGTGGACGAAACGCCGACCTGCGCGGGGCGCAAGAGGTGCTCGTGCAGGCGGAAGCCTTCGGTGACGACCTGGACGATCTGTCCGGCCTTGGTGCCGGGCACCGGGGCTTCGAACATCGCCTCGTGGAAATGCGGGTCGAACGCGTCGCCAACCTCGGGCGCGACGCGCACGATGCCGTGGCGGGAGAAGATGTTGGTCAGCTCGCGCAGGGTCAGATCCAGACCGTCGACCATGCCTTTGGCGCGGTCGCGGGTTTCGTCGTCGATCAACGACAGGGCCTGACCCAGATAGTCATAGACCGCCAGCATGTCGCGGGCGAGCTTCTGGCCACCGTAGATGCCAGCCTCGCGTCGGTCTTTTTCGCTGCGCTTGCGGAGGTTCTCCAGGTCAGCGAGCGAGCGCATCAGACGGTCACGCATCTCACCGCGCTCGACCTCGAACGCGGCATGCGCGGCGTCGAGGGCCGCGTGAAGATCGAGGGCTTCGGGAGCCTCGGTTTCGGCGCCGGTCTCAGCCGGGGTTTCCTGGGAGTCAGCCATATGTTCCTCGTGTCAATCGGAACCCAGCTCGGTCAGCATGCGGCCGACGAGTTGGGCAGTGTAGTCTACAATCGGCACGATGCGTCCGTAGTTCAGTCGCGTGGGACCGATCACGCCGACCGCGCCGACAATCTTGCTGTCGGCGTTCATATATGGAGAAACGACCAGAGTGGAACCCGTTAGCGAAAAAAGCTTGTTCTCGGCGCCAATGAAAATGCGCACGCCCTCACCTTTTTCGGTGTGCTCCAGCACTTCAGCGATGTCACGCTTGCGTTCGAGGTCATCGAACAGCTCGCGGATG
This window contains:
- a CDS encoding nucleotide exchange factor GrpE gives rise to the protein MADSQETPAETGAETEAPEALDLHAALDAAHAAFEVERGEMRDRLMRSLADLENLRKRSEKDRREAGIYGGQKLARDMLAVYDYLGQALSLIDDETRDRAKGMVDGLDLTLRELTNIFSRHGIVRVAPEVGDAFDPHFHEAMFEAPVPGTKAGQIVQVVTEGFRLHEHLLRPAQVGVSSTPAK